One Deltaproteobacteria bacterium DNA segment encodes these proteins:
- a CDS encoding nucleotidyl transferase AbiEii/AbiGii toxin family protein encodes MNEAIARMLARYACRRVEDYVRALREILQEIARQIPRGQVLKIKIEIDTDPPPGFDTESRFLLQPIPFSVRVFVVPDLFAGKMHAILCRQWKSRVKGRDWYDLVWYAANHPQLHLFHLEQRMIQSGHLKRNEHLNQEKFCNLMSTAIEKLNVDQARKEVEPFVKNPEALQVWSKEFFHDVAGRIVLI; translated from the coding sequence TTGAATGAAGCCATTGCCCGCATGCTTGCTCGGTACGCCTGCCGGAGGGTCGAGGACTACGTGAGGGCTTTGCGGGAGATTCTGCAGGAGATCGCCAGGCAGATCCCCCGCGGCCAGGTGTTGAAGATAAAGATTGAAATCGATACGGATCCCCCGCCGGGATTTGACACAGAAAGCAGGTTTCTCCTGCAACCGATCCCGTTTTCGGTCAGGGTTTTCGTTGTTCCGGATCTTTTTGCCGGCAAGATGCATGCTATCCTTTGCCGGCAGTGGAAGAGCAGAGTCAAGGGCCGTGACTGGTACGATTTGGTCTGGTACGCCGCGAACCATCCACAACTCCACCTTTTTCATCTGGAACAGAGGATGATTCAAAGCGGTCACCTGAAGAGAAATGAACATTTAAACCAGGAGAAGTTCTGCAATCTGATGTCAACGGCGATTGAGAAATTGAACGTAGACCAGGCCCGCAAAGAGGTAGAACCTTTCGTGAAGAACCCCGAGGCGCTGCAGGTCTGGTCGAAGGAATTCTTCCATGATGTTGCCGGAAGGATCGTGCTGATTTGA